In Mycobacterium sp. JS623, one genomic interval encodes:
- a CDS encoding FMN-binding glutamate synthase family protein — MSRVFRAVAAAAASTLGAVVARDLFQRNHALLRNFPLVGHARYLIEAIGPELRQYIIAANDEERPFTRDQRRWVYASAKKENNYFGFGTDNDLEFTAGYPVIKHRTFGRAVPRSAPTAGHEVELPCAKVIGAARNRPKAFRPKSVVNVSAMSFGSLSGNAVEALNRGAALADCLHNTGEGGISRYHRHGGELVFQIGTAYFGCRDAEGRFNIDKLKDVVAGAPVRALEIKLSQGAKPSLGGLLPAPKVSAEIAEARGVPEGRDCISPSRHAEFTDTDSLLDWVEMLAAETGLPVGIKSAVGDLEFWYELTDLMRETGRGVDFVTIDGGEGGTGAAPLIFTDTVSLPFQLGFAQVYRIFAERNLHEDITFIGGGKLGLPDNAVVAFALGCDMVNVAREAMLAIGCIQAQKCHTDTCPTGVATQNAWLARGLVPEVKAVRMANYIKTLRRDLVKVAEACGVEHPGLITTDSVDILDGRTAATPLHEVYGYEPGMGLPSSADREEIVRLMTATEPQGGSAPPSASAVG; from the coding sequence ATGAGCCGGGTCTTTCGCGCTGTCGCGGCCGCGGCTGCTTCGACGTTGGGAGCTGTCGTCGCCCGTGACCTGTTCCAGCGCAACCACGCGCTGCTGCGCAACTTTCCGCTCGTCGGTCACGCTCGATACCTGATCGAAGCCATCGGCCCCGAGCTTCGGCAGTACATCATCGCGGCCAATGACGAGGAGCGACCGTTCACCCGCGACCAGCGTCGCTGGGTGTACGCCTCGGCCAAGAAGGAGAACAACTACTTCGGCTTCGGCACCGACAACGACCTCGAGTTCACGGCCGGCTACCCGGTGATCAAGCACCGCACCTTCGGTCGCGCCGTGCCGCGGTCGGCGCCCACGGCCGGGCACGAGGTGGAGCTGCCGTGCGCCAAGGTGATCGGCGCCGCCCGCAATCGGCCCAAGGCGTTCCGGCCGAAATCCGTCGTCAACGTCTCTGCGATGAGCTTCGGGTCGCTGTCCGGCAACGCCGTCGAGGCGCTCAACCGCGGCGCCGCGCTGGCCGACTGCCTGCACAACACCGGCGAAGGCGGCATCTCCCGCTATCACCGCCACGGCGGCGAGCTCGTCTTCCAGATCGGCACCGCCTACTTCGGCTGCCGCGACGCCGAGGGCCGCTTCAACATCGACAAGCTCAAGGACGTGGTGGCCGGCGCGCCGGTGCGAGCGTTGGAGATCAAGCTGAGCCAGGGCGCCAAGCCCAGCCTCGGCGGGCTGCTGCCCGCACCGAAGGTGTCGGCCGAGATCGCGGAAGCGCGCGGTGTGCCCGAGGGCCGCGACTGCATCAGCCCGTCGCGGCACGCGGAATTCACCGACACCGACAGCCTGCTGGACTGGGTGGAAATGCTCGCCGCCGAGACCGGTCTGCCAGTCGGCATCAAGTCTGCGGTCGGCGATCTCGAATTCTGGTATGAGCTAACCGATCTCATGCGCGAGACAGGCCGCGGGGTCGACTTCGTCACCATCGACGGCGGCGAGGGCGGCACGGGCGCGGCACCGCTGATTTTCACCGACACCGTTTCGCTGCCGTTCCAACTCGGCTTCGCGCAGGTGTATCGGATCTTCGCCGAGCGAAATCTGCATGAGGACATAACATTCATCGGCGGCGGCAAGCTCGGCTTGCCCGACAACGCGGTGGTCGCCTTCGCGCTCGGCTGCGACATGGTCAACGTCGCCCGCGAGGCGATGCTCGCGATCGGCTGTATTCAGGCGCAGAAGTGCCACACCGACACGTGCCCCACGGGCGTCGCCACCCAGAACGCGTGGCTGGCGCGCGGACTCGTGCCGGAGGTCAAGGCCGTGCGAATGGCCAACTACATCAAGACTTTACGACGCGACCTGGTCAAGGTGGCCGAGGCGTGCGGAGTGGAGCACCCCGGTCTGATCACCACCGATTCGGTGGACATCCTTGACGGCCGGACCGCCGCGACGCCCCTGCATGAGGTTTACGGCTATGAGCCCGGCATGGGTCTTCCGTCGTCGGCCGATCGCGAGGAGATCGTCCGATTGATGACAGCCACTGAGCCGCAAGGTGGTTCGGCACCGCCGTCGGCGTCGGCCGTCGGATAG